In Hirundo rustica isolate bHirRus1 chromosome 4, bHirRus1.pri.v3, whole genome shotgun sequence, a genomic segment contains:
- the LOC120752102 gene encoding C-type lectin domain family 2 member L-like, translating into MRSGGERGGSAGRGAAHGGKGLFSNIWLWRAVTGVLSAAVILILCIQFVNPSPAKGSAVCPPLDLCPSGWLYFQRKCYYLSEDEATWNSSQSYCSSHNASLLVIENQQELTFIMKITKQDPWIGLSKRDEEFCWVNGEALHNELFEVKGSGSCAYLESKGVSASGCFLTRKWVCSLSINSAQ; encoded by the exons ATGAGGAGCGGCGGCGAgcgcggcggctccgcggggcgcggcgcggcccACGGCGGCAAAG gtctATTCTCAAACATCTGGCTGTGGCGAGCTGTCACTGGAGTTCTTAGTGCTGCTGtcattttgattttgtgtaTTCAGTTTG tAAACCCTTCTCCAGCCAAAGGCTCTGCTGTGTGCCCTCCCCTGGACCTGTGTCCATCAGGCTGGCTGTACTTCCAGAGGAAATGTTATTACCTCTCGGAGGATGAAGCCACCTGGAACTCCAGCCAGAGCTACTGCTCTTCCCACAACGCTTCCCTCCTGGTCATCGAAAATCAGCAGGAGCTG ACCTTTATTATGAAGATTACAAAGCAAGACCCATGGATTGGACTCTCTAAAAGAGATGAAGAGTTCTGTTGGGTGAATGGAGAAGCATTACACAATGAACT GTTTGAAGTAAAAGGCTCTGGAAGCTGTGCCTACCTGGAGTCCAAAGGAGTTTCAGCCTCAGGATGTTTTTTAACCAGGAAATGGGTCTGTAGCTTGAGTATCAACTCAGCACAATGA
- the LOC120752103 gene encoding C-type lectin domain family 5 member A-like, which yields VGKSCCSRKRVAILVVIILVLVLATYVIITYGPTTGSQKGSTTLSLIPEEAPGCPPPWKKHGRKCYFFSPEVIEKDWNTSREECTAMGSDLVIINSKEELRYLLSQSSHAYYLLGLTRCQKEQKWKWINNMKHNPNMFNISRCYSDYHCTVIGFGEVSTAPCGGSTTTKNMCEKAARMSKRHRKES from the exons GTAGGTAAAAGCTGTTGTTCCAGAAAACGCGTTGCTATATTGGTGGTGATCATCCTTGTACTGGTCCTGGCCACATATGTAATAATCACAT ATGGCCCAACCACAGGCAGCCAAAAAGGCTCAACAACATTGTCCCTCATCCCTGAAGAGGCACCAG GCTGCCCCCCACCATGGAAAAAACATGGGAGAAAATGCTACTTCTTTTCTCCAGAGGTGATAGAGAAGGACTGGAACACCTCCCGTGAAGAATGCACTGCCATGGGCTCAGACCTGGTGATCATTAACAGCAAGGAAGAGCTG AGATACCTTCTCTCACAATCAAGTCATGCGTACTATTTACTTGGCCTCACACGTTGTCAAAAGGAGCAGAAGTGGAAGTGGATCAACAACATGAAACATAACCCAAACAT GTTCAATATAAGCAGATGTTATAGCGACTATCACTGCACAGTCATTGGATTTGGTGAAGTATCAACTGCACCTTGTGGTGGatccacaacaacaaaaaacatgtGTGAAAAAGCTGCAAGAATGTCAAAAAGGCATCGGAAGGAGAGCTAA